The following proteins are co-located in the Manihot esculenta cultivar AM560-2 chromosome 7, M.esculenta_v8, whole genome shotgun sequence genome:
- the LOC110619459 gene encoding cilia- and flagella-associated protein 251: MIKRTSSRNARTRGFKVKHVLQICLLLGVCFWLIYQVKHSHDKKKEFDEKEAKISQRTQNGDGISNLGRKGLHPHNQEFPKNEKHEEDDDEKTTLEEEVNKMEENMHEQKQLEYETKHEEEDQEEEGSKHEEGEREEEEGEGEGSKHDVEEREEETNKHEDEEQEDETKSDETEDGRREGGDDEIDEHDQEKIEGEADHEEDFVDEEKEREEEGEEKEGGNGEVGDKEDYETSTEDQDHDGGLQNDHEAREELYKADDASSAVTHDVETISIEPERVSSENSVTNNLELEKNLNKSNTNGVNEDKKNSTSQLGGVATENDPPANVTAGEKKDDEIINSKEQSTKNATVFSELNDQPVLSNNPMEATSDSSQHNETVVISDSNQAQNAKNDDASRGEASNLKTIELEQVNDNTVADSSRTDSNSTVPDKIENMDDGARSSNSSTNSELDRSVNFIKPEAEGKTNGSDEITKPEVEADAEVNSESSSTTKETADTAKDENSDVKNELGGTDENKGSSATDGTEAVVHDHIDSSNSSIGQEKKDTGIHLDTLPGDSRDGVNSRNVAAE, encoded by the coding sequence ATGATCAAACGGACTTCGAGTAGAAATGCTAGAACTAGAGGCTTCAAGGTGAAGCATGTTCTGCAGATTTGTTTATTGCTTGGTGTTTGCTTCTGGTTAATCTACCAAGTCAAGCATTCCCATGATAAGAAAAAGGAGTTTGATGAGAAAGAGGCAAAAATCTCTCAGAGAACTCAAAATGGTGATGGGATTTCAAATTTGGGAAGGAAAGGCCTCCATCCTCACAACCAGGAGTTTCCAAAAAACGAGAAACAtgaggaagatgatgatgaaaaaACTACATTAGAGGAGGAAGTGAATAAGATGgaagaaaatatgcatgagcaAAAGCAGTTGGAATATGAAACTAAGCATGAAGAAGAAGACCAAGAAGAAGAAGGCAGTAAGCAtgaagagggagagagagaagaagaggaaggagaaggagaaggaagcAAGCATGATGTggaagagagagaagaagaaactAACAAACACGAAGATGAAGAGCAAGAAGATGAAACCAAGAGTGACGAGACAGAGGATGGGAGAAGAGAAGGTGGGGATGATGAGATAGATGAACATGATCAAGAGAAAATAGAAGGAGAAGCTGATCATGAAGAGGATTTTGTTgatgaagagaaagagagagaggaagAAGGGGAGGAAAAGGAAGGTGGAAATGGTGAAGTTGGAGATAAGGAGGACTATGAAACTTCAACGGAGGATCAAGATCATGACGGAGGTCTGCAGAATGATCATGAGGCTCGAGAAGAACTTTACAAGGCAGATGATGCTTCGAGTGCAGTGACCCATGATGTGGAAACTATAAGCATTGAACCTGAGAGGGTAAGTTCAGAGAATTCAGTAACAAATAATCTAGAGCTGGAGAAAAATTTGAATAAGAGCAACACCAATGGAGTCAATGAGGATAAAAAAAACTCAACATCACAGCTTGGAGGTGTAGCAACTGAGAATGACCCTCCAGCGAATGTGACAGCTGGTGAAAAGAAGGATGATGAGATTATCAACAGCAAAGAACAGTCAACCAAAAATGCAACCGTCTTTTCCGAATTAAATGACCAACCAGTGCTAAGCAATAATCCCATGGAGGCGACTTCTGATTCATCCCAGCACAATGAAACAGTTGTTATATCTGATTCAAATCAAGCTCAAAATGCAAAAAATGATGATGCTAGTAGAGGGGAAGCATCTAACCTGAAAACCATTGAATTGGAACAGGTTAATGACAATACAGTTGCAGATAGCAGCAGAACTGATTCTAATTCTACTGTCCCTGATAAAATTGAGAATATGGACGATGGTGCAAGAAGTTCAAATTCATCCACTAATTCAGAGCTTGACAGATCAGTGAATTTCATTAAGCCTGAAGCTGAGGGCAAGACTAATGGATCAGATGAGATCACTAAACCCGAAGTTGAAGCTGATGCAGAGGTCAATTCTGAGTCATCTTCAACAACAAAGGAGACTGCAGATACTGCTAAAGATGAGAACTCAGATGTCAAGAATGAATTAGGTGGGACAGATGAAAACAAAGGCTCTTCAGCAACAGATGGGACTGAAGCTGTTGTTCATGACCACATTGATTCTTCGAATTCTTCAATTGGCCAAGAAAAGAAAGATACCGGCATACATCTAGATACACTGCCAGGGGATAGCAGAGACGGCGTTAATAGCCGCAATGTGGCTGCAGAATga